CTAGTTGTGGTTATGCCGATTTTGCTCTAATCTTAAGTTTGGATGGTGGAGAGGTAGCGCCAGCGGCTCAGTTAGTCAAATTAGCCATTGAACAGACCAGAAAAAAACAAGCGATCGTCGCCAAAAGTAGCGTTTTATATAAAATTGCATCATTTATCATTCCCCGCCAGCGTCTGTTAACAGAAAGTCTGCCTTTACTACTGGAAGCCTATCGCAGTGCTTTGGAGAGTGGCAATCTGGCCTATGCGGGGTATTCTATTACAGAAGTTTGCCAGTATGCCTATTTAGGAGGTCGGACTTTACCAGACATTCAGGAACAATTGGTTATTTACGGTCATGCTCTCAATCAAATTAAACAAGACAACACCCGGCTATATAACCGATGCCTACTACGGCTATGCCCGCTGGGGCGCGAAAGCCAAAACCGATCAACTTGAAGAAAAATACCCCCAACTACTTGTCTCCATTCTGCAACAGCCTCGCTTGGAATTACAGAGCGGTGAAACCGCGATCGCAACTCATACTTTGCCTCCAACAGGCAGTTCAAGTACCAGCACAATTAGCTCAATCCTCGATTGGGCAACGGCGATGAAAGCCTCCCAGTGCCTATCGAGTGAAATGCACCTGGACAAACTGGTCTCAACCTTAATGAAAGCAGCCATAGAAAATGCCGGAGCTGATGGCGGCATTCTGCTCTTGCAGCAACCAGAAGGTTGGCAGGTTGTCGCTCGATACTCCCAAGAAGGTGGGGATTTGTCTTCGACCAAGGTATCGACTGAACCCTCTATTCCCACTAGTGTGATTAATAAAGTTAAACGCAGTCAAGAAGCAATTATTATTAACGATTTCCCTGACGATGCCCAGTTTGCCGGCGATCCCTATCTACTACAAGAACAACCCCTGAGTTTCCTGTGTGCGCCTATCCTCAATCAAGGCAAGCTGATTGGTATTCTGTATTTGGAAAACCATCTCGCCGTAGGAGTGTTTACGCGCGAGCGGATGGAACTGCTCAATATGCTTTGTTCCCAAGCGGCTATCTCGATGGAAAATTCCCGTCTCTACGAACAGTCCCAAGACTATGCCCAGAAATTGGAACAATCCCTTGAAGAGCTACAACAAGCCCAACTGCAACTGGTACAAAGTGAAAAAATGTCAGCTTTGGGCAATCTAGTGGCAGGAGTAGCCCACGAAATTAATAATCCCGTGGGATTTATTTCTGGAAATATAAACCCAGCGCGAGATTATGTGCAAGACTTGTTGGGATTAATAGACCTGTATCAGCAAGAATATCCCGAGCCAAGTGAAGCCATAGAAGAGGAAATCGAAGCAATGGACTTGGAGTTTGTACGCTCGGATTTACTGGA
This region of Roseofilum reptotaenium CS-1145 genomic DNA includes:
- a CDS encoding sensor histidine kinase, with translation MHLDKLVSTLMKAAIENAGADGGILLLQQPEGWQVVARYSQEGGDLSSTKVSTEPSIPTSVINKVKRSQEAIIINDFPDDAQFAGDPYLLQEQPLSFLCAPILNQGKLIGILYLENHLAVGVFTRERMELLNMLCSQAAISMENSRLYEQSQDYAQKLEQSLEELQQAQLQLVQSEKMSALGNLVAGVAHEINNPVGFISGNINPARDYVQDLLGLIDLYQQEYPEPSEAIEEEIEAMDLEFVRSDLLELISSMRSGTNRIRHISNSLRTFSRTDKEYKVPFNLHEGLDSTLLILKHRLKANEERPAIEIIKEYGELPQVQCFPGQLNQVFMNLIANAIDALESANEGCSFDEIANQIKITTSATTQEVTIRIADNGMGMPEEVRERIFEQGFTTKAVGKGTGLGMAIAQSIIAQKHGGKITCTSQLGKGTQLEISIPIGN